Proteins encoded in a region of the Thunnus thynnus chromosome 8, fThuThy2.1, whole genome shotgun sequence genome:
- the klhl30 gene encoding kelch-like protein 30, which yields MVRNVDDLDFCLSSHPQSILEGLRSLCSHPKLVDVTLCAGGRDFPCHRGVLALCSTYFRCMFSGDFMESIAARVELHDIDPDILSCLLDFAYTGKLTINQSNVEGLICTSSQLQFQTVRTVCSRYLQHQIDATNCLGILEFGEIHGCPEVVAKAWAFLLENFEAVQQGEEFLLLEKDRLITCLCDERLQIRSECTRVEAILKWVGHYKESRLCHLPELLTLSRLPLLSLDYLADNLLKDSLVQASPSCREVVEKIHKEKMDLAPEYMDRVNSQSPQPNLQEVLFVMGGRSLDDSDDDSDEDEDRDPRLQRLLPRNCAFYNTKTKQWHELPNFPNPNKWGYSMVSLNNDVYVTGGSRGSNTNTWSTTETWKYITREGRWVTVAPMLRPRTNHTSATLNGEIYVIGGTTSDRVEVEHYDPYNDTWSLTCPALKYVTNFTATACQGKLYVIGSCAVKYNALAMQCYNPVIDSWISICSPFIPKYLSSPRSVCVGGIIYLLADNTKKVYAYDPEVNMWQKVQLLHMLHENGGLVTLDGMLFVTGGHWKGMEGDYGVEVEVYNRASDTWEVECFLPRLWFYSGVCTIFLDPSQWPELFPIDST from the exons ATGGTGCGTAATGTGGATGACCTGGACTTCTGCCTGTCCTCCCATCCTCAGAGCATCCTGGAGGGCTTGCGCTCCCTCTGCTCTCACCCCAAACTAGTCGATGTAACTTTGTGTGCGGGCGGCCGGGACTTCCCCTGTCACCGCGGGGTGCTGGCCCTCTGCAGTACGTACTTCCGCTGCATGTTCTCAGGGGACTTTATGGAGAGCATAGCAGCGCGTGTGGAGCTTCATGATATCGATCCGGATATCCTCAGCTGCTTGCTGGACTTTGCATACACAGGCAAACTGACCATCAACCAGAGTAATGTGGAGGGGCTGATCTGTACCTCCAGCCAGCTGCAGTTCCAGACAGTGAGAACCGTGTGCAGCAGGTACCTCCAGCACCAGATTGATGCAACCAACTGCCTGGGAATCCTGGAGTTTGGGGAGATCCACGGCTGCCCAGAGGTGGTGGCTAAAGCGTGGGCCTTCCTCCTGGAGAACTTTGAGGCTGTACAACAAGGGGAGGAGTTTCTGCTATTAGAAAAAGACAGGCTGATTACCTGCCTGTGTGACGAAAGACTACAAATCCGGTCAGAGTGCACCCGTGTGGAGGCCATCCTGAAGTGGGTTGGGCACTACAAGGAGTCTCGGCTCTGTCACCTCCCTGAACTCCTGACCCTGTCCCGTCTCCCTCTACTCAGCCTGGACTACCTGGCTGACAACCTGCTGAAGGACAGCCTGGTTCAGGCCTCTCCCAGCTGTAGGGAGGTTGTGGAAAAAATTCACAAAGAG AAAATGGATTTGGCACCAGAATACATGGACCGAGTCAACTCTCAGAGTCCACAACCAAACCTGCAAGAGGTGCTGTTCGTAATGGGAGGCCGTTCATTGGATGACTCAGACGACGACTCAGATGAGGATGAGGACAGAGATCCCAGACTGCAAAGATTGCTGCCCAGGAATTGTGCCTTCTATAATACAAAGACAA aACAGTGGCATGAGCTCCCTAATTTCCCCAACCCTAACAAGTGGGGTTACTCCATGGTCTCTTTGAACAACGATGTGTATGTCACAG gaGGCTCGCGGGGTTCGAATACCAACACCTGGTCGACCACAGAGACCTGGAAGTACATCACAAGAGAGGGGAGGTGGGTTACTGTGGCACCCATGCTCCGGCCTCGGACTAACCACACGTCGGCAACGCTCAACGGGGAGATTTACGTCATCGGag GCACAACATCAGACCGTGTTGAGGTCGAGCATTATGACCCTTATAATGACACCTGGTCCTTGACATGCCCTGCATTAAAATATGTGACTAACTTCACCGCCACAGCGTGTCAGGGGAAGCTGTATGTGATTGGCTCATGTGCAGTGAAGTACAATGCTTTGGCCATGCAGTGCTACAACCCTGTCATAG atagCTGGATCAGCATATGTTCCCCCTTCATCCCTAAGTACCTGTCCTCCCCTCGTTCAGTCTGTGTGGGCGGAATTATATATCTGCTTGCTGATAACACTAAAAAAGTCTACGCGTATGATCCAGAGGTGAACATGTGGCAGAAG GTCCAACTCCTGCACATGCTCCATGAGAATGGTGGCCTGGTAACGCTGGATGGGATGCTGTTTGTCACAGGAGGCCATTGGAAAGGCATGGAGGGAGACTatggggtggaggtggaggtttACAACCGAGCATCTGACACTTGGGAGGTGGAGTGCTTCCTGCCAAGACTTTGGTTCTACAGCGGGGTGTGCACCATCTTCCTAGACCCATCCCAGTGGCCTGAGCTTTTCCCTATAGATTCAACATAA